A stretch of Caenibius tardaugens NBRC 16725 DNA encodes these proteins:
- a CDS encoding superoxide dismutase family protein, translated as MLRGLLFIEQPGVENGVERHAAVIAGQDARIRIERGDQFLDGRKLIRGHGARLTDASKGALLRIEARGLPPGWHGVHFHEKADCGDAAFQGAGGHVHSEKPIVHGFRVEGANDAGDLPNIHVQEDGSVTVELYSTLVSASGADGRPALKDADGSAPVIHANPDDYRTQPIGGRRRANRLCGHSIIIFVQ; from the coding sequence ATGCTGCGCGGCCTTCTCTTCATCGAACAGCCCGGTGTCGAGAATGGCGTCGAGCGGCACGCGGCCGTGATCGCAGGTCAGGATGCGCGCATCCGCATTGAGCGAGGCGATCAGTTTCTTGACGGTCGCAAGCTGATCCGCGGACACGGCGCTCGCCTTACCGATGCGTCCAAAGGCGCGTTGCTTCGGATCGAGGCGCGCGGCTTGCCGCCGGGTTGGCACGGCGTCCATTTCCACGAGAAGGCGGATTGCGGAGACGCGGCTTTCCAGGGCGCCGGTGGTCATGTCCATTCGGAAAAGCCGATCGTGCATGGATTCCGGGTCGAGGGTGCAAACGATGCCGGCGACCTGCCCAATATCCATGTGCAGGAAGACGGCAGTGTCACGGTCGAGCTCTACTCCACGCTGGTTTCGGCCAGTGGTGCCGATGGTCGACCTGCGCTCAAAGATGCGGACGGGTCGGCGCCGGTAATCCACGCCAATCCTGATGACTATAGGACGCAACCGATCGGGGGGCGCCGGCGAGCGAATCGCCTGTGCGGTCATTCCATAATCATCTTTGTTCAATGA